A single Oncorhynchus tshawytscha isolate Ot180627B linkage group LG01, Otsh_v2.0, whole genome shotgun sequence DNA region contains:
- the LOC112234410 gene encoding peptidyl-prolyl cis-trans isomerase FKBP8 produces the protein MTDKEEVTGAGDNPEMVLLGKKSGKASLLDSGEDFEMLDDDIDDNPPPLEDAGGGKKTKTEEPAEDQNTGTLAPLDEWMDMLGNGQLKKKVLQAGHGPDSRPTKGQNVKIHLKTSLADGTLIEEQPELSFTLGDGDVIQALDLTVQLMEMREKALVQANAKYAYGALGSLAPDVPPNAELALEVQLLDATEAPDLELLSPQERIALAGQKRERGNVYYQRADYAFAVNSYGIALQVTESSSKVDISPEEEEELMDVKVKCLNNMAAAQLKLDHYEAALRSCVSVLAHQPDNIKALFRKGKVLALQGEYAEAIKILKRALKLEPSNKTIHAELSKLVKKHSEQKGAEQAMYKKMLGNPASGSSGMQKHQARSSWVVSWKWLFGATAVAIGGVALSVVIAARN, from the exons ATGACTGACAAAGAGGAGGTGACGGGTGCAGGGGATAACCCAGAGATGGTTCTCTTAGGGAAGAAGTCAGGGAAAGCCTCGCTGCTGGACAGTGGGGAAGACTTTGAGATGCTGGATGATGACATTGATGACAACCCTCCTCCTTTGGAAGATGCTGGGGGTGGGAAGAAGACTAAAACAGAGGAGCCTGCAGAGGATCAAAACACTGGCACTTTAGCTCCACTAGATGAATGGATGGATATGCTAG GTAATGGCCAGTTAAAGAAGAAAGTCCTACAGGCAGGGCATGGGCCAGACAGCAGGCCCACAAAAGGCCAGAATGTCAAGATTCACCTGAAGACTTCACTGGCTGATGGGACTCTTATAGAAGAGCAACCTGAGCTCTCTTTCACTCTGGGAGATGGTGATGTCATCCAG GCTCTGGATCTCACAGTGCAGCTCATGGAAATGAGGGAGAAGGCCCTTGTCCAAGCCAATGCTAAATATGCATATGGTGCCTTGGGGAG TCTTGCCCCTGATGTGCCTCCCAATGCGGAGTTGGCCCTGGAGGTCCAGCTGCTTGATGCCACTGAGGCCCCCGACCTTGAGCTCCTGTCCCCCCAGGAGAGGATCGCCCTGGCTGggcagaagagggagaggggaaatgtCTACTACCAGAGAGCGGACTATGCCTTCGCTGTTAACTCTTATGGCATCGCCCTGCAGGTCACGGAGTCCAGCTCTAAAG tGGACATTAGcccggaggaagaggaggaactgATGGACGTGAAGGTGAAGTGTCTAAACAACATGGCAGCTGCCCAGCTCAAGTTGGATCACTATGAAGCAGCACTACGGTCCTGCGTTTCAGTACTGGCCCACCAGCCAGACAACATAAAAGCCCTATTCCGCAAAGGCAAG GTATTGGCCTTGCAAGGGGAATATGCTGAAGCTATAAAGATTTTGAAGAGGGCCCTGAAGTTGGAACCAAGTAACAAG ACCATCCATGCAGAACTCTCCAAGCTGGTGAAGAAGCACTCGGAGCAGAAAGGTGCAGAGCAGGCCATGTACAAGAAGATGCTAGGCAACCCAGCCAGCGGCAGCAGCGGCATGCAGAAACACCAGGCCAGGTCGTCATGG GTTGTCAGCTGGAAATGGCTCTTCGGTGCCACTGCAGTAGCCATTGGAGGTGTCGCCTTGTCAGTTGTCATAGCTGCCAGAAATTAG